CAGGCAGCCCGAGGCCTTGTGGAAAAGACGTTCATAAGACATTATTTTGTGCCCAGGATCATTTGTGAGACCATCCTTACGTTCCTGATTTCCCTGGCAGCTGCCTGGATCATTGACGGAACCGTGGGAAGACTTTTAAAAAATACAATGGGTGCGGTTTATTATAGAAGGAAGAAAGGCAAAAGGAGAGAGTGATATGGACCGGAAGATGAGTTGTGAATATTGTATACACTATGATTATAATGAAGAATACGAATGCTATGAGTGCGAGATCAATCTGGATGAGGATGAGATGATAGGGTTTTTAAGCAATTCTTATAAAAACTGTCCACATTTTAAATTCGGGGATGAATACTTGGTTGTGAGAAAGCAGATGTAAGAATACAGGAGAAAAAGAAACCCTAAAAAGGGAGGAGCCGGTATCCCATGGAGGAATACCGGCAATTATGAAAAAAATTTTTATCTAAAAGTATGTTGGCAACATCTTTTTCTGATGCTTTCAGTATATCGGCCAAATATGAAGAAAATTTGACCAGGCTGTAAAAAGATTATGACCAGAGTGTGAACAATGGAAAGGCCGGATCCAATCAATCTCTGAAATGATAGCTTTCCAATAGCTGGTTCTTCATATGCCAAAGCTCATTTGATAAGTCAACGTGAACCTCATGAGGATTTACCAGACGGCGGGATTCATCCCAAAGGGTATCAAGTTCCTTTTTACAGTAGGACTGGATGTCCATAACGGCAGGTGTTTTATAAATGCATTTCCCGCCTTTAAATATCTGGACCAGAAGATCTCTCATGGTATAGCTGTTGGGAGCCAGGTGGGTTTTCTTCCAGGTTTCAATGGGATCGAAGAGTAGCAGGGAATGGTTTTCTTTAAAGACCTCCCCTTCCAGGCAGATCAGGTCGGCAATGATCTTACCGGTTTCTCTGCTGTAAATACGCTTAATGATCTTGTTCCCGGGGTTGGTAATCTTTTCCGCATTTTCAGAAAGCTTGATCTTTGGGATAAACTGACCGGTCTTTTTATCCAAAATCGCTGCCAGCTTGTAAACGCCGCCAAAGGAAGGGCTGTCCTTGGAGGTGATCAAATTGGTTCCAACACCCCAGGAGTTAATCGTAGCTCCCTGGATCTTTAAGCTGTTGATCAAAGTCTCGTCAAGGTCATTGGAGGCGGAGATCACTGCGTTTGTAAATCCGGCTTCATCAAGCATCTTCTTGGCCTTTTTGGAAAGGTATGCCAAGTCTCCGCTGTCTAAACGGATTCCATAAGTAGTAAGCTTAATTCCGGCCTCCCGCATTTCCTTAAATACCTTGATGGCATTGGGCACACCGGATTTTAACGTATCATAGGTGTCCACCAGAAGAATGCATGCAGTGGGATAAAGCTTTGCATAGTTGCGGAATGCGGTCAGTTCATCGGGGAAGCTCATGATCCAGCTGTGGGCATGGGTTCCTCTTACCGGAACTTTAAACATTTTTCCTGCCAGCACATTGGAGGTGCCGATGCAGCCTGCGATCATGGCAGCCCTGGCGCCGTAAATACCGGCATCCGGTCCCTGGGCGCGGCGCAGTCCGAATTCCATAACCCCGTCTCCGGCGGCAGCGAATACGACACGGGCTGCTTTTGTGGCGATCAGGCTCTGGTGGTTGATGATGGTAAGCAAAGCGGTTTCGATGAGCTGGGCCTCCATAATGGGGGCAATGACTTTTACTAAGGGTTCGCGAGGGAATACGACCGTGCCCTCAGGAATGGCATAGATGTCGCCGGAAAATTTAAAATGGTGCAGGTATTCCAGAAAATCTTCTTCGAACAAGCCGGTGGATCTTAAATAATCCACATCCTCTTTGCTGAAATGGAGTTCATTCACGTATTCGATGACCTGTTCCAAGCCTGCGCAGATCGCGTACCCGTTACCTCCCGGATTACTGCGGTAGAAGACATCGAATATAACGGTCTCGTTGGCATCCTTCTCTTTAAAATACCCCTGCATCATGGTCAATTCATAAAGGTCTGTTAATAAAGTTAAATTGCGCTGGCTCATAGCTGTTCTCCTTCTTTTTTCCATTTACTAAACCTTTTCGCACATTATACCATAAGTTTACAAAAAAACAATGGAATTGACAAAAAATTAACAATGTAATTTGTGGCATGAATATCAAATAAATATTCATAAATGATTGAATAATCTAAATAAAAGAATACAATTTGAATATTAATAATTAATTTGTTGTTTTTGTTAAAAAAGTCTTGCAAAATATAAAGAGATAGTATATAATAAAGCCATGAACAAAAGAAAATAATTTCAAATCCGATTTTTCAATTTGTTTCGGAGAATGACGAAGAAAAGGAGGGTGGTTCCGCCGAAAACATAAGTTTCGCCTGATTGAGCAAAAGGCTTGTTCAGGCAAAAGGCAAAACCGTTAAACCTTAGCAGAGAACCGTGGCTGAAGCCGAAATGAAAATCTACCAATCTCTTATATGCCTATAGTTCGTTATAACTGCAGAGAAATATTCATCCCATGGGTAATTTTAATTCGTCCCCATTGAATTTTTATTTGGTAGCTGGATAACAATATAGAAGAATGAAAATAGCGATGCAGAGAATTTTGATTGTAGATGGTTTTAAGCGAAAGGTACGGGAAAAAATTCATATAGAGCATTCAGAGAACGCAATGCAAAAAACAAAACGTGAGAGGTATTTAGGAACCAATGGATGAAAGCATGTAGAACGGGTATCGAATTTCATGAAAGTGAATCGGTACCCGTTCTCCTTTGTATGATTTCGTCTCAGGCGGAAAATCAAAATAGCCTTGACATTTCTTTTTTTAATCCCTATAATTAGAAAATACAGTAATATTAGTATAACCACATCATAATAGGAAGAAAAACTTTGATGGAGACAGTAGAACCATGGGAAATCCAAAGAGAGCCGGGGAGGGTGGAAGCCTGGCGAAAGTAGCGTGGGTTCGAATATCACTCCGGAGTTTCCGGCTGAAAGCATTGGCGGTAGGTCAGGACGTATTTTCTGCGTTAAAGGAAAGCATATGCTGGTATGCGGTAATAGGTGGTACAACGGAGATATAGTGAGGCTTTCGTCCTGATTACGGGATGAGAGCTTTTTTTATATATGGAGAAATGGAGGTCGCAAAAGATGTACAAGAAAGTTCCTACAGACTTGAATTTTGTAGCGCGAGAAAAAGAGGTAGAAAAGTTCTGGGAAGACCATGAGATTTTTGAGAAGAGCATGGAAAACCGTAAGGAAGGGGAGACATATACCTTCTATGACGGTCCTCCCACTGCCAATGGGAAACCTCACATCGGTCACGTATTGACCAGAGTTATCAAGGATATGATTCCAAGATACCGGACCATGAAAGGGTACGACGTTCCCCGTAAGGCCGGCTGGGATACCCACGGACTTCCGGTTGAGCTGGAAGTGGAAAAGATGCTGGGCCTTGACGGTAAGGAACAGATTGAGGAATACGGCCTGGAGCCATTTATCAAGTATTGCAAGGAAAGCGTTTGGAAATATAAGGGCATGTGGGAGGATTTCTCCAAGACCGTAGGCTTTTGGGCCGATATGGATGACCCTTATGTAACGTATGAGAATAATTTTATTGAATCTGAATGGTGGGCGTTAAAGCAGATCTGGGAAAAGGGCCTTTTGTACAAAGGCTTTAAGATCGTTCCCTACTGTCCGCGGTGCGGAACTCCCTTATCAAGCCATGAGGTAGCCCAGGGATATAAGGATGTAAAGGAGCGCTCCGCCATTGCCCGTTTTAAGGTAAAGGGAGAAGATGCCTATATTCTGGCATGGACCACAACCCCGTGGACCCTTCCTTCCAACGTAGGCTTATGCGTGAATCCTAATGAGACCTATGTAAAGGTCCAGACAGGAACCTATACCTATTATATGGCTGAGGCCCTGTGTGAAAAAGTCCTGGAAGAGGAGTACACGGTATTAGAACGGTACACGGGAAAAGATCTGGAATATAAGGAATATGAGCCGTTATTTGACTTTGTAAAACCAAATAAAAAAGCATTTTATGTAACCTGTGATACTTATGTCACCCTGACAGACGGTACCGGTGTGGTTCATATCGCTCCGGCCTTTGGTGAGGATGACTCCAAGGTGGGCAGAAAATACGATCTTCCCTTTGTGCAGCTGGTCAATGCGGCCGGCGAGATGACAGAGGAGACCAAATGGGCAGGCACCTTCTGTAAGAAAGCGGATCCAATGATATTAAAGGACTTAGAAGAGAGAGGACTTTTATTCTCCGCGCCTGTATTCGAGCACAGTTATCCCCACTGCTGGAGATGCGATACCCCGCTCATCTATTATGCAAGAGAATCCTGGTTCATCAAGATGACGGATGTAAAGGAAGACTTAATCCGCAATAACAATACCATCAACTGGATTCCGGAAAACATCGGAAAAGGACGTTTCGGCGACTGGCTGGAAAATGTTCAGGATTGGGGAATCAGCAGAAACCGTTATTGGGGTACTCCTCTTAATGTTTGGGAATGTGAGTGCGGACATCAGCATTCCATCGGAAGCATTGAGGAATTAAAGGCAATGTCCCTTAATTGTCCTGAGGACATTGAGCTTCACCGCCCATACATCGACGAAGTGACCATCACCTGTCCAAAGTGCAAAAAACAGATGAAGAGAGTGCCGGAAGTAATCGACTGCTGGTTTGACTCCGGTTCCATGCCCTTTGCACAGCATCACTATCCGTTTGAAAACAAAGATTTGTTTGAGAAACAGTTCCCGGCTGACTTTATTTCCGAGGCCGTGGATCAGACAAGAGGCTGG
The nucleotide sequence above comes from Lacrimispora sp. BS-2. Encoded proteins:
- a CDS encoding DUF6472 family protein encodes the protein MDRKMSCEYCIHYDYNEEYECYECEINLDEDEMIGFLSNSYKNCPHFKFGDEYLVVRKQM
- a CDS encoding nicotinate phosphoribosyltransferase produces the protein MSQRNLTLLTDLYELTMMQGYFKEKDANETVIFDVFYRSNPGGNGYAICAGLEQVIEYVNELHFSKEDVDYLRSTGLFEEDFLEYLHHFKFSGDIYAIPEGTVVFPREPLVKVIAPIMEAQLIETALLTIINHQSLIATKAARVVFAAAGDGVMEFGLRRAQGPDAGIYGARAAMIAGCIGTSNVLAGKMFKVPVRGTHAHSWIMSFPDELTAFRNYAKLYPTACILLVDTYDTLKSGVPNAIKVFKEMREAGIKLTTYGIRLDSGDLAYLSKKAKKMLDEAGFTNAVISASNDLDETLINSLKIQGATINSWGVGTNLITSKDSPSFGGVYKLAAILDKKTGQFIPKIKLSENAEKITNPGNKIIKRIYSRETGKIIADLICLEGEVFKENHSLLLFDPIETWKKTHLAPNSYTMRDLLVQIFKGGKCIYKTPAVMDIQSYCKKELDTLWDESRRLVNPHEVHVDLSNELWHMKNQLLESYHFRD
- the ileS gene encoding isoleucine--tRNA ligase, which produces MYKKVPTDLNFVAREKEVEKFWEDHEIFEKSMENRKEGETYTFYDGPPTANGKPHIGHVLTRVIKDMIPRYRTMKGYDVPRKAGWDTHGLPVELEVEKMLGLDGKEQIEEYGLEPFIKYCKESVWKYKGMWEDFSKTVGFWADMDDPYVTYENNFIESEWWALKQIWEKGLLYKGFKIVPYCPRCGTPLSSHEVAQGYKDVKERSAIARFKVKGEDAYILAWTTTPWTLPSNVGLCVNPNETYVKVQTGTYTYYMAEALCEKVLEEEYTVLERYTGKDLEYKEYEPLFDFVKPNKKAFYVTCDTYVTLTDGTGVVHIAPAFGEDDSKVGRKYDLPFVQLVNAAGEMTEETKWAGTFCKKADPMILKDLEERGLLFSAPVFEHSYPHCWRCDTPLIYYARESWFIKMTDVKEDLIRNNNTINWIPENIGKGRFGDWLENVQDWGISRNRYWGTPLNVWECECGHQHSIGSIEELKAMSLNCPEDIELHRPYIDEVTITCPKCKKQMKRVPEVIDCWFDSGSMPFAQHHYPFENKDLFEKQFPADFISEAVDQTRGWFYSLLAISTLIFNKAPYKNVIVLGHVQDENGQKMSKSKGNAVDPFDALETYGADAIRWYFYVNSAPWLPNRFHGKAVMEGQRKFMGTLWNTYAFFVLYANIDEFDPTKYSLEYDKLPVMDKWLLSKLNTLVGDVDAFLSGYQIPEAARALQDFVDDMSNWYVRRSRERFWAKGMEQDKINAYMTLYTALVTVSKAAAPLIPFMTEEIYQNMVCSVDKTAPESIHLCDYPVANKAYIDKQLETDMDEVLKIVVMGRSARNTANLKNRQPIGQMFVKAPHVLPVFYQEIIEEELNVKKVVFTDDVRDFTSYSFKPQLKTVGPKYGKQLGAIKKALLEVNGNEAMDTLNETGALTFTFDGTEVVLTKEDLLIDTAQTEGYVSEGDNTITVVLDTNLTPELLAEGFVRELISKIQTMRKEAGFEVTDHILVYSKGNEKIAGILKNHEEEVKSEVLAENISLETLAGYVKEWNINGENVTLGVEKFQ